A window from Alkalicoccobacillus plakortidis encodes these proteins:
- a CDS encoding AraC family transcriptional regulator has protein sequence MSQKMVYVSKNIHFLDLYLHNFGEEKCKPYHSYGPAIREYHLIHYVLEGKGIYKIDNQLFELSAGQGFLIPPDIVSFYQADVEYPWQYCWVGFHGLQAKHFIKQTSLTRKQPIFQDKDASFASHITQMLKANSALRQTALLYLLLDDLTKSNPRQVHFDLTESKQENYVKMVIDFIDMHFSDKLTVFQIARFVGLDRSYLTSLFKTYIGLSIQEYLVNYRLSKACLLLKDSDHAIGDISRSVGYPDSLLFSKLFKNKIGISPKNYRMEQKHNRGEKEEAQ, from the coding sequence ATGTCTCAAAAAATGGTTTATGTTTCTAAGAACATTCATTTTCTTGATTTGTATCTGCATAATTTCGGTGAGGAAAAATGTAAACCTTATCATTCTTATGGGCCTGCTATTAGAGAGTACCATCTTATACATTATGTTCTTGAAGGAAAAGGAATTTATAAGATTGACAATCAACTGTTTGAGCTTTCAGCTGGTCAAGGTTTTTTAATTCCACCAGATATCGTATCTTTTTATCAAGCAGATGTAGAATACCCATGGCAATATTGTTGGGTAGGTTTTCATGGCCTTCAAGCAAAGCACTTTATTAAGCAGACTTCATTAACAAGAAAACAACCCATTTTTCAAGATAAAGACGCCTCATTTGCTAGTCACATAACACAAATGCTTAAAGCGAACTCTGCATTAAGACAAACGGCACTTTTATATCTATTACTTGATGACCTGACGAAATCAAATCCTCGTCAAGTTCACTTTGATCTAACGGAATCTAAACAAGAAAACTATGTTAAAATGGTCATCGATTTTATCGATATGCACTTTTCTGATAAACTTACAGTCTTTCAAATTGCTAGATTTGTTGGTCTTGATAGAAGCTATCTCACATCTCTCTTCAAAACGTATATTGGTCTAAGTATTCAGGAATATCTTGTTAATTATCGATTATCGAAAGCTTGTCTTCTTCTGAAAGATTCCGACCATGCAATTGGAGACATTTCACGTTCAGTCGGCTATCCTGACTCATTGTTATTTTCCAAGTTATTCAAAAATAAAATTGGAATCTCCCCTAAAAATTATAGAATGGAACAAAAGCATAATAGGGGAGAAAAGGAGGAGGCCCAATAA
- a CDS encoding alpha-galactosidase: MVIYSHKEEGLFHLQSKEMSYVLSINEGYPVHLYWGARLHDNQNLIDIVQDDEKYGLDRLPQEYPQYGTGDFRHPAYLVQLEDGTRVTEALYKGHRIFKGKSPLVGLPSVYTEKESEAETLEIELYDSYASLTIYLSYTIFHDRSVICRNTRFKNNGTESLRLWSALSASIDFPEGDSFESLYLSGAWAREGNIERRALSSGSTIIESRRGMSSHQLNPFMALVKPETNENRGEAYGFSLVYSGGFKIEAEVNSFQSVRLSLGINPFDFNWVLEVGSEFQTPESVMVFSQSGIGQMSRTYHSLYRERLCRGNFRDKERPILVNNWEATYFNFDEDKLHAIAEEGKEVGIELFVLDDGWFGKRDDDTTSLGDWSVDHRKLPNGLKHLGESINKKGMEFGLWVEPEMISPESNLYRENPDWCIHVEGRRRSEHRSQLVLDLTREDVREYLYSTLKDLFQSAPIRYVKWDMNRSLTEIGSANLSSENQAETAHRYVLGLYSLLERITSEFPDILFESCSSGGGRFDPGMLHYMPQTWTSDNTDAIERLKIQYGISLVYPISSIGAHVSTVPNHQVHRLTPLDIRGDVAMSGTFGYELDLTKLTNEEKQSVKEQVAAYKEIRPLIQYGDFYRLKSPFNENETSWMFVSKDQKEAIVFFFRVLAEPVPIRKRIKLNGLNRNWQYFIKEQNRSDYGDRLEQIGLDIPVMKGDFVSVIYSLKAKT; encoded by the coding sequence ATGGTTATTTATTCACATAAAGAAGAAGGATTGTTTCATCTCCAATCAAAAGAGATGAGTTACGTATTGTCCATTAACGAAGGTTACCCTGTTCATCTATATTGGGGGGCACGGTTACATGATAATCAGAATCTAATAGATATTGTACAAGATGATGAAAAATACGGGTTAGATCGATTACCACAAGAATACCCTCAGTATGGTACGGGAGATTTTAGACATCCTGCATATTTAGTTCAGCTTGAAGATGGAACAAGGGTTACTGAAGCTCTTTATAAAGGTCATCGTATTTTCAAGGGAAAATCTCCATTAGTAGGTCTTCCATCTGTATATACTGAGAAAGAAAGTGAAGCGGAAACGTTAGAGATTGAACTCTATGATTCATACGCTAGTCTTACCATTTATTTATCGTATACCATTTTTCATGATCGATCTGTTATATGCAGAAATACTAGATTTAAGAACAATGGTACGGAATCATTACGCCTTTGGAGTGCATTAAGTGCAAGTATTGACTTTCCTGAGGGAGATTCATTTGAATCGCTTTATTTATCAGGTGCTTGGGCACGGGAAGGAAATATTGAACGGCGTGCATTAAGTTCTGGTAGCACCATTATTGAAAGTCGTAGAGGGATGAGTAGTCATCAACTTAATCCTTTTATGGCATTGGTTAAGCCCGAGACCAATGAAAATCGGGGTGAGGCATACGGCTTTAGCTTGGTTTATAGTGGTGGTTTTAAAATTGAAGCAGAGGTCAATTCGTTTCAATCGGTAAGGCTGTCTCTAGGAATTAATCCATTTGATTTTAACTGGGTTCTAGAGGTAGGCTCTGAGTTTCAGACGCCTGAGTCCGTGATGGTATTCTCGCAAAGCGGAATCGGTCAAATGTCGCGAACATATCACTCATTATACCGAGAACGTTTATGTAGAGGGAATTTCCGTGATAAAGAGCGACCAATTTTAGTGAATAACTGGGAAGCAACCTACTTTAACTTTGATGAAGATAAGCTACATGCGATCGCTGAAGAAGGAAAGGAAGTTGGAATTGAATTATTTGTGTTAGATGATGGCTGGTTTGGGAAAAGAGACGACGATACCACATCTTTAGGTGATTGGTCTGTTGATCATAGAAAGCTTCCAAATGGTTTAAAGCATTTGGGTGAGAGTATTAACAAAAAGGGTATGGAATTTGGGCTATGGGTTGAACCAGAGATGATATCACCTGAAAGTAACCTTTATAGAGAAAACCCAGATTGGTGTATCCATGTAGAAGGGCGAAGAAGATCAGAACATAGAAGTCAACTCGTCCTGGACTTAACAAGAGAGGATGTTCGGGAGTATTTGTATTCTACTCTAAAAGACTTGTTTCAATCGGCACCCATCCGTTATGTGAAATGGGATATGAATCGTAGTCTTACAGAGATAGGCTCAGCCAACTTATCAAGTGAAAATCAAGCAGAAACAGCACACCGCTATGTACTGGGCCTATATAGTTTATTAGAGCGAATTACATCTGAGTTTCCTGATATTCTATTTGAAAGCTGCTCAAGTGGCGGAGGTAGATTCGATCCAGGTATGCTCCATTACATGCCGCAAACATGGACAAGTGATAATACAGACGCTATTGAACGATTAAAGATTCAATACGGAATAAGCTTAGTCTATCCAATTAGTAGCATTGGTGCTCATGTTTCTACGGTTCCAAATCATCAGGTTCACCGTTTGACACCTCTTGATATACGAGGGGATGTTGCAATGTCTGGTACATTTGGTTATGAACTTGATTTGACAAAACTTACGAATGAAGAGAAACAAAGTGTCAAAGAACAAGTTGCTGCTTATAAAGAAATCCGACCGCTTATTCAATATGGAGATTTTTACCGCTTAAAAAGCCCATTTAATGAAAACGAAACGAGTTGGATGTTTGTGTCGAAAGATCAGAAGGAAGCCATTGTCTTTTTCTTTAGAGTATTGGCAGAGCCTGTACCTATTAGAAAACGAATTAAGTTAAATGGCTTGAACCGTAACTGGCAGTATTTTATTAAAGAACAAAATCGATCTGATTATGGAGATCGCCTCGAACAAATTGGATTGGATATACCTGTAATGAAAGGTGATTTTGTCAGTGTGATCTATTCATTAAAAGCAAAGACATAA
- a CDS encoding Rap family tetratricopeptide repeat protein, with protein MSGQIPAVIVGSKCVEWYSCMIQSDFEKATVLKHELKGMIQEMEPDDKVIAYYNLLLFRYNLLIQTPQSNELIQEQGLEHSETEPYLKYMYYFLKGQYEFYEERYTSAVRLYGQAEKLLDQVSDHYERAEFYMRLGNGYYRINQFTFAVSYLNQAITIFKTDKSYRNKELNGYLLLAAIDSELGNFERAEARYIKALIEAQDYPKVHSLILRSLGLNRVRQNKQGEAQSYFEQALKTGNHEHTVVGNKTKADLAFVHLRLDDIGSAMPLLVEVDRWLERHDNVEYKAKRLIYHHLYIERTHGQINEEKINEGINQLISHELYFDASEMAEELSRYYEEKEQLGQALTYAKLALQMNTKQNQLGSVDIEKSK; from the coding sequence ATGAGTGGTCAAATACCTGCTGTGATAGTAGGTTCTAAATGCGTAGAGTGGTATAGCTGTATGATTCAAAGTGATTTTGAAAAAGCAACTGTATTGAAGCACGAACTTAAAGGCATGATTCAAGAGATGGAGCCGGACGATAAAGTCATTGCTTATTATAATCTACTTCTATTTCGATATAACCTATTAATACAAACTCCACAATCAAATGAACTTATTCAAGAACAAGGCTTAGAGCATTCAGAAACAGAGCCATACTTAAAGTACATGTATTATTTTTTAAAGGGACAATATGAATTTTATGAAGAAAGATACACATCTGCAGTAAGGCTTTATGGCCAAGCTGAGAAGCTTTTAGATCAAGTTTCAGATCACTATGAACGTGCTGAATTTTATATGCGTTTAGGGAACGGATATTATCGAATCAATCAATTTACATTTGCGGTATCGTATCTGAATCAAGCTATTACGATATTTAAAACAGATAAAAGCTACCGTAATAAAGAACTTAATGGCTATTTATTGCTTGCTGCTATTGATTCTGAATTAGGGAACTTCGAACGAGCAGAAGCCAGATATATAAAAGCTCTAATTGAGGCACAAGATTATCCTAAAGTGCATTCATTAATTTTGAGGAGTTTAGGATTAAATCGAGTGAGACAAAACAAACAAGGTGAAGCACAATCCTATTTTGAACAGGCTTTAAAAACTGGAAACCATGAACATACCGTGGTTGGAAATAAAACAAAAGCGGATTTAGCATTTGTTCATCTAAGACTTGATGATATAGGGTCTGCTATGCCTTTATTAGTAGAAGTTGATCGTTGGTTAGAACGGCATGATAATGTTGAATATAAAGCAAAACGTCTTATTTATCATCACTTATATATAGAACGAACCCATGGACAAATTAATGAAGAAAAGATTAATGAGGGAATAAATCAGTTAATAAGTCATGAATTATATTTTGACGCTAGTGAAATGGCTGAGGAACTTAGCCGATATTATGAAGAGAAAGAACAATTAGGACAAGCTTTGACTTATGCTAAATTAGCCTTACAAATGAATACAAAACAAAATCAGTTAGGGAGTGTTGACATTGAAAAATCTAAATAA
- a CDS encoding DUF998 domain-containing protein: protein MMKISASLGIGSWIFAIAYFLYEPFAIRATTAPYHWIQQPMSDLGVTECGKDTYILAAYELCSPHAYVVNVLFFLTSIALLIGSIYIYQQVDKSQVVQLANVGLIIFAVGVGFSVIPANLNFLWHTIPSVLSMMVIGPAIGLYAMKFNKGKGLSYVACILLSVLFVSFFVMIVTPFEIGGLLQRLFYLVAYGWGLIISLMISNGAVKRHARSAFIRS, encoded by the coding sequence ATGATGAAAATTTCAGCATCCTTAGGAATAGGCAGCTGGATCTTTGCGATTGCGTATTTCTTATATGAACCATTCGCCATTCGCGCGACCACTGCACCCTATCATTGGATTCAACAACCGATGAGTGATTTAGGTGTAACAGAGTGTGGTAAAGACACCTATATTTTAGCAGCATATGAACTCTGTTCACCTCACGCTTACGTAGTGAATGTTTTGTTTTTCCTAACAAGTATAGCCTTGCTCATTGGTTCAATTTATATCTATCAACAGGTAGATAAGAGCCAAGTTGTTCAATTAGCAAATGTCGGCCTTATTATTTTTGCGGTGGGTGTTGGTTTTAGTGTGATACCAGCAAATCTTAATTTCCTATGGCATACCATCCCTAGTGTTTTGTCCATGATGGTCATTGGACCAGCAATTGGATTATATGCAATGAAATTTAATAAAGGAAAAGGGCTCTCGTACGTAGCTTGTATTCTTCTGAGTGTTTTGTTTGTTAGTTTTTTTGTGATGATTGTAACCCCTTTTGAAATTGGAGGGTTATTACAACGACTATTTTATTTGGTGGCCTACGGATGGGGGTTAATTATAAGTTTGATGATAAGTAATGGTGCTGTAAAGAGACATGCGAGATCTGCTTTCATTAGGTCTTAA
- a CDS encoding glycoside hydrolase family 1 protein, with protein MSVFPKDFLWGGATAANQCEGAYNVDGKGLSVQDVLPKGIFGPVTDGPTEDNLKLEGIDFYNRYEEDIKLMAEMGFKVFRMSIAWTRIYPTGEEDAPNEAGLAFYDRVFDTCHKYNIEPLVTLSHYESPLHLSKTYDGWRSRRLINLFAKYAETVFRRYKDKVTYWVTFNEINVTSHVPLLGGGVLTPRDQLSKQDMYQAAHHQLVASGLVTKIARDINPDFKVGCMVASAPRYPMTCHPDDVTYAMEEQQELTLFVHVHAKGEYPYYTKRLFDRDNIKLEITEDDNQSLKNTVDFISFSYYNSKTVAKDPSKYELAQGNLYRGLKNPYLEYSEWNYPIDPQGLRYILNFYYERYELPMFVSENGMGALDHPIEENGTLTINDDYRIDFHKGHLREVGRAIEDGVDVFGYTSWGCIDLISAASAQMEKRYGFVYVDRDKDGNGTLERYRKKSFYWYKDVIGSNGESLFE; from the coding sequence ATGAGTGTATTTCCAAAAGACTTCTTATGGGGCGGCGCAACAGCCGCCAACCAATGTGAAGGAGCTTATAACGTGGACGGGAAAGGATTATCCGTCCAGGATGTCCTACCAAAAGGCATATTTGGTCCAGTCACAGACGGACCAACAGAAGACAACCTGAAACTAGAAGGAATTGACTTCTATAACCGGTACGAAGAGGATATCAAGCTCATGGCTGAAATGGGTTTTAAGGTCTTCCGGATGTCGATTGCGTGGACACGCATCTACCCAACAGGAGAAGAAGATGCTCCAAATGAAGCAGGTCTTGCATTCTATGACCGTGTCTTTGATACGTGTCATAAGTACAATATCGAGCCGTTGGTTACCCTCTCACACTATGAGTCACCGTTACATCTAAGTAAAACGTACGATGGTTGGAGAAGCAGAAGGCTCATCAACTTGTTTGCGAAATACGCAGAAACGGTTTTCAGACGTTACAAGGACAAAGTGACATACTGGGTGACGTTCAACGAAATCAATGTTACCTCTCACGTGCCTTTACTTGGTGGAGGCGTGCTTACACCAAGGGATCAATTAAGTAAGCAAGACATGTACCAAGCCGCTCACCATCAGCTTGTTGCAAGCGGACTAGTTACAAAAATTGCACGGGACATCAACCCAGACTTCAAGGTCGGATGTATGGTTGCATCGGCACCACGCTATCCAATGACGTGTCATCCGGATGACGTAACGTACGCAATGGAAGAACAACAGGAACTCACACTCTTTGTACACGTACATGCCAAAGGAGAGTACCCTTACTATACAAAACGTCTATTCGATCGTGACAACATCAAACTTGAGATAACAGAAGATGATAATCAAAGCCTAAAGAACACAGTCGACTTTATCTCATTCAGCTACTACAATAGCAAAACCGTAGCGAAGGATCCATCCAAATACGAGCTAGCTCAAGGAAATCTCTATCGTGGATTGAAGAACCCATATCTAGAGTATTCAGAATGGAACTACCCAATTGATCCACAGGGATTGAGGTATATCCTGAACTTTTACTACGAGCGATATGAACTCCCAATGTTCGTCTCTGAAAATGGCATGGGTGCACTGGACCATCCAATCGAAGAAAACGGAACACTAACGATTAATGACGACTACCGTATTGATTTTCATAAAGGCCATTTAAGAGAAGTTGGCCGAGCTATTGAAGATGGAGTCGACGTATTCGGCTACACTTCTTGGGGATGCATTGATTTAATTAGTGCAGCTTCGGCTCAAATGGAAAAGCGCTATGGCTTTGTCTATGTGGACCGTGACAAGGACGGGAACGGAACGCTTGAGAGGTATCGGAAGAAGTCGTTTTATTGGTATAAGGATGTAATAGGGAGTAACGGGGAATCGCTATTTGAGTAA
- a CDS encoding beta-glucoside-specific PTS transporter subunit IIABC, with protein MKYTELAKEILEQVGGENNVSNLTHCVTRLRFNLKNDSLADIEKIKQMDGVVGCVQKGGQTQVIVGPHVKDVFDEVNKLGNMTSDEKPEKDDKNAFAKLLDVIAAIFIPIVGALAGSGMVKAILALSTNFGWMSTESQTYYILNLMGDAVFYFLPFLIATTAAKKFNTSPLLALVFAGILLHPDLTALRTEGIEAAFLGIPIKLAVYSSSVIPIILIVLLQSYVERFMQKITPNVVKIFVVPMIVILVVGPIGLIVLGPIGAVIGEYLAQGFTFLDERASWLVPFLVATFAPFLVMTGMHYSLGAVQATQRAAVGYGSILTPATLSYNMAQGGAVIAFAVRTKNKKLKTLATSTGLSCFMGVTEPALYGITLQHKRTLAATMIGAGVAWTIRCITGIKTYSAGTSNIFSLPIYMGGETMWNFYNAIITLIIAIIVGFIANLILFKEVAEKTKQDGDEQKKTVEKPSVSINEKMNQRTEVFSPLNGSVIQLSDVNDDAFATEAMGKGIAIAPTEGKVVAPFDGEVAMVFKTKHAIGLVSKDGLEILIHVGIDTVKLDGQFYTAFVKEGDQVKKGETLLTFEADKIAEAGYELTTPIIVTNTGQYLDVVEGQTDEATNDTVILTAVK; from the coding sequence ATGAAGTATACAGAACTCGCAAAAGAGATTCTTGAACAAGTTGGTGGGGAGAATAACGTATCGAACTTAACCCACTGTGTGACACGCTTACGATTTAACTTGAAAAATGATAGTTTGGCTGACATTGAAAAAATTAAGCAGATGGATGGTGTTGTCGGATGCGTACAAAAGGGAGGACAAACTCAGGTCATCGTGGGTCCTCATGTCAAAGACGTGTTCGATGAAGTGAACAAGCTAGGCAATATGACCAGTGATGAGAAGCCAGAAAAAGACGATAAAAATGCCTTTGCTAAGCTCCTTGATGTGATTGCAGCAATTTTTATCCCGATTGTTGGTGCTTTAGCTGGTTCCGGGATGGTTAAAGCGATCCTTGCGTTAAGCACAAACTTTGGATGGATGTCTACAGAGTCTCAGACCTACTACATTCTGAATCTGATGGGCGACGCCGTCTTTTACTTTCTACCATTCTTAATCGCTACTACGGCAGCGAAGAAATTTAACACAAGTCCTTTGCTTGCACTAGTGTTTGCAGGTATTCTTCTTCACCCTGACTTAACAGCACTTAGAACAGAAGGAATTGAAGCTGCATTTCTAGGAATACCAATTAAATTAGCCGTATACTCATCATCTGTTATCCCAATAATTTTAATTGTATTGCTTCAATCATATGTTGAGAGATTTATGCAAAAGATTACACCAAACGTTGTAAAAATCTTTGTTGTACCAATGATTGTTATTCTTGTTGTCGGACCGATTGGATTAATTGTACTTGGGCCAATTGGTGCTGTTATTGGGGAGTATCTAGCTCAAGGCTTTACGTTTTTAGATGAAAGAGCAAGCTGGTTAGTACCCTTTTTAGTTGCAACCTTTGCACCATTCCTAGTTATGACAGGAATGCATTATAGCCTTGGTGCCGTTCAAGCAACACAACGTGCAGCTGTAGGATATGGTTCCATTCTTACACCTGCAACACTTTCATATAACATGGCTCAAGGTGGAGCGGTAATCGCATTTGCTGTTAGAACGAAGAATAAAAAGTTAAAAACACTTGCAACATCAACAGGCCTATCTTGTTTCATGGGAGTTACCGAACCTGCGTTATACGGAATTACCTTGCAACATAAAAGAACTCTAGCCGCTACCATGATTGGTGCCGGGGTCGCTTGGACTATACGCTGTATTACAGGGATCAAAACGTACTCAGCTGGTACATCTAATATCTTCTCACTGCCGATTTATATGGGTGGAGAAACAATGTGGAACTTCTATAACGCTATCATCACACTAATTATTGCTATTATTGTTGGATTTATCGCAAATCTTATCTTATTTAAAGAGGTCGCTGAGAAAACAAAGCAAGATGGAGATGAACAAAAGAAAACAGTAGAGAAACCAAGCGTTAGCATTAATGAAAAAATGAATCAGAGAACAGAAGTGTTTAGCCCACTAAACGGAAGTGTAATTCAACTATCAGATGTGAATGATGACGCCTTTGCAACTGAAGCCATGGGTAAAGGAATAGCGATCGCTCCGACTGAAGGAAAAGTAGTCGCTCCATTTGATGGAGAAGTCGCGATGGTTTTTAAAACAAAACATGCGATTGGTTTAGTCAGCAAGGACGGGTTAGAAATATTAATTCATGTTGGAATTGACACAGTTAAGCTAGATGGACAATTCTATACAGCCTTTGTTAAAGAAGGAGATCAAGTGAAAAAAGGAGAGACGCTTCTTACATTTGAGGCGGACAAGATCGCAGAAGCCGGCTACGAACTGACGACTCCTATTATCGTAACAAATACCGGTCAATACCTTGATGTGGTTGAAGGACAAACAGACGAAGCAACAAACGATACGGTCATTCTAACAGCTGTAAAATAA
- a CDS encoding PRD domain-containing protein — MDTIYYYEKVRLTEDEASFIALHFVNGQNLDSTLDMKANSENAVILDILNIIKFHFNIEIEEDSINYSRFVTHVRYFLQRIHGQVRYDSEDDNQLFVQVKTKYAETYQCILKIDAYFMSKMNVSMTSEEQLYFILHINRLTMRENQIRSDHGL; from the coding sequence TTGGATACAATTTATTATTATGAGAAAGTCAGGTTAACAGAGGATGAGGCTAGCTTTATTGCACTTCATTTTGTGAACGGACAAAATCTCGATTCCACTTTAGATATGAAAGCAAATAGTGAAAATGCAGTGATTCTCGATATCCTAAATATTATTAAGTTTCATTTCAATATTGAAATTGAAGAAGACTCGATCAACTATAGTCGTTTTGTGACGCATGTTCGATACTTTTTACAGCGAATTCATGGACAAGTTCGTTATGATTCTGAAGACGACAACCAACTATTCGTTCAAGTAAAGACTAAATATGCAGAAACCTATCAATGTATTTTAAAAATAGATGCGTATTTTATGTCAAAGATGAATGTATCGATGACATCGGAAGAGCAATTATATTTTATTCTTCATATTAATCGTTTAACAATGCGAGAAAACCAAATAAGATCTGATCATGGATTGTAA
- a CDS encoding CAT RNA binding domain-containing protein, protein MRIKKVFNNNVILAHDENFVEKVLLGRGLAFGKKERGDEVDQDKVDKIFTLESKELVDSFVHLVGEIPINHLELTNSIVKEAEKELEITFNDSIYIGLTDHINYALHRHRQGEHMRNAFLWEIKKFYPKEFKVALKALGYNLLL, encoded by the coding sequence GTGCGTATAAAAAAAGTCTTTAACAATAATGTTATTTTGGCTCACGATGAGAATTTTGTAGAGAAAGTGTTGCTTGGTAGAGGACTTGCATTTGGAAAGAAAGAAAGAGGAGATGAAGTAGACCAAGATAAAGTAGATAAGATCTTCACTCTAGAATCGAAAGAACTGGTGGATAGCTTTGTACATCTAGTCGGTGAGATTCCTATTAATCATCTGGAGTTAACCAATAGCATTGTGAAGGAAGCGGAGAAGGAACTGGAGATTACTTTTAATGATAGTATCTATATTGGCTTAACCGACCACATTAATTATGCGCTCCATCGTCATAGACAAGGAGAGCATATGAGAAATGCATTCCTATGGGAAATCAAAAAATTCTACCCCAAGGAATTTAAGGTCGCATTAAAAGCGCTTGGATACAATTTATTATTATGA
- a CDS encoding NDxxF motif lipoprotein has product MKKGLLGVFGLVVLAGCNQAETEVVESTEIIDIEDIEIFAESDQTNESITEEEIKDSLKTYLDSSGDLHRARFIYEVVLDSEEELDENEAEAYKKINLLLLENDLNFSAYISANTLPDGYQDESEHISDYITTLNQYLIEFDDTIYELIDGEITIDNLKELGSTPDIVNGKEQAKIEKFLEEKEIESSVFE; this is encoded by the coding sequence GTGAAAAAAGGATTACTAGGAGTATTTGGTTTGGTCGTATTAGCTGGATGTAATCAAGCAGAAACAGAAGTGGTTGAGAGTACGGAGATTATAGATATAGAAGATATCGAAATCTTTGCAGAATCGGATCAGACCAATGAATCCATTACTGAAGAGGAAATAAAGGATAGTCTAAAGACTTATTTAGATAGCAGCGGTGATTTGCATAGAGCTAGATTTATATATGAAGTGGTTCTAGATTCAGAGGAAGAGCTAGATGAGAACGAGGCTGAAGCCTACAAAAAAATAAATCTGCTCCTTTTAGAAAACGATCTGAATTTCTCTGCATATATTTCTGCAAATACCCTACCAGATGGGTATCAGGATGAGTCAGAGCATATCAGTGACTATATCACAACGCTAAATCAATACCTTATTGAGTTTGACGACACAATTTATGAATTAATTGATGGAGAAATTACTATTGATAACCTAAAAGAGCTAGGCAGTACACCTGATATTGTGAATGGAAAAGAACAGGCGAAGATCGAGAAGTTTCTTGAGGAGAAAGAAATTGAATCGAGCGTGTTTGAATAA
- a CDS encoding HAAS signaling domain-containing protein, which yields MNKRDFLNELKKNLKYMSDEEKEDILQDYSLHYAEGASDQKSEDTISRKLGDPKEIAKELNAENAIQKVEEQKNIKSISNAVLSIMGLGVMNFMLVIASLFFILIFSPVILLFVVGVPIMLVSPVILVVMGFVNGFHTLGWPEVYEVIRLLAIGSVLAVVGYYIARAFMKLFIHLLKWNIAMVKGRGLM from the coding sequence ATGAACAAACGTGACTTTCTAAACGAATTAAAAAAGAATTTGAAATACATGTCTGACGAAGAAAAGGAAGACATTCTTCAGGATTATTCCTTGCATTATGCGGAAGGCGCCAGTGATCAGAAGAGCGAGGACACCATATCTAGGAAACTAGGAGATCCTAAAGAGATTGCAAAAGAACTAAATGCGGAGAACGCAATACAAAAAGTAGAAGAGCAAAAAAACATTAAAAGTATCTCGAACGCTGTATTATCCATTATGGGCTTAGGTGTCATGAATTTTATGTTAGTGATTGCTAGCTTATTCTTTATACTTATTTTTTCTCCAGTTATTTTACTGTTTGTTGTAGGTGTTCCAATTATGCTCGTCTCACCGGTGATCTTAGTGGTAATGGGCTTTGTAAATGGGTTTCACACACTTGGATGGCCTGAAGTATATGAAGTCATTAGATTATTAGCCATTGGCTCCGTGTTAGCTGTCGTCGGCTACTATATCGCACGAGCATTTATGAAGTTATTCATTCACCTCCTTAAATGGAATATAGCTATGGTAAAAGGGAGAGGGTTAATGTGA
- a CDS encoding PadR family transcriptional regulator produces the protein MNVQFKKGVLELVVLLIINQNDEYGYSLVKKISNRMDITEGTVYPILRRLVKEEYVTTYQQASADGPSRKYYRITSIGKKKLRALTSEWKEFTHIIDFFIRESDQNEQT, from the coding sequence ATGAATGTTCAGTTTAAAAAAGGCGTATTAGAATTAGTCGTTTTGTTAATCATTAATCAAAATGATGAGTATGGTTATTCATTAGTAAAGAAGATATCAAATCGAATGGATATTACGGAGGGGACCGTGTATCCGATTTTACGCAGACTGGTCAAAGAAGAATACGTAACAACGTATCAGCAAGCATCTGCAGATGGACCTTCTAGGAAATACTACCGTATCACTAGCATTGGTAAAAAGAAGCTTAGAGCGTTGACCTCAGAATGGAAAGAGTTTACTCATATTATCGACTTTTTTATCAGGGAGAGTGATCAAAATGAACAAACGTGA